One Obesumbacterium proteus DNA window includes the following coding sequences:
- a CDS encoding DUF6392 family protein produces the protein MTVNVDALIHSLGKSYSDLLDAELIPYKTPPTGFSGDPDISLDMAKEGVYLSFRRDGRILKEITLRIQNDKATHWEFPNELPFGLRKVMPMAWVHSTYGQPLRSVEPKVVMRREVGRADLYSVEGFSPLLYMQIRYDMADYVQKITFFPPSELRW, from the coding sequence ATGACAGTGAACGTCGATGCGTTGATACATAGTTTGGGAAAATCATATAGTGATTTACTTGATGCTGAACTTATTCCCTATAAAACCCCCCCAACGGGATTTTCGGGGGATCCGGATATTAGTTTGGACATGGCGAAAGAGGGCGTTTATCTGTCATTCAGACGTGATGGGCGAATTCTTAAAGAAATCACGTTGAGAATTCAGAATGATAAGGCAACTCATTGGGAGTTTCCCAATGAGTTGCCTTTCGGTCTACGGAAAGTTATGCCTATGGCTTGGGTTCATTCAACTTATGGACAACCATTACGCAGTGTTGAGCCTAAAGTTGTTATGAGGCGTGAAGTTGGTCGGGCTGATTTGTATTCTGTGGAGGGATTCTCCCCACTACTGTATATGCAGATTCGTTACGATATGGCGGACTATGTGCAAAAAATCACGTTTTTCCCGCCATCGGAATTGCGTTGGTAG
- a CDS encoding MBL fold metallo-hydrolase, which produces MKKNPYYDPNKTHHTPEGLTNPEPNEHRPGDLKRWQNERKKNHLPLKPEQGYRGLVERWWQPVDLAQSQDGVWWLGHAAMLVKMGSKNILIDPVLSQRASPLNFYGPERKTPSPIDVEQLPDIDAVLISHNHYDHLDKQTIDALLKRFPKLICMVPLGLKRWFIRCGAIYVHELDWWEQRAVGDVQIHFVPARHWSMRTPWDRNRSLWGGWVLSHLTDSFYFVGDSGYAPRLKEIGERLGPFSLAALPLGAYEPRWFMHSQHMDPADSVRLFRELGCQRAFGMHWGVFELADEALDDPPGCLRAEIQRQGVDVNRYTAEKIGAFIPFPRG; this is translated from the coding sequence GTGAAGAAAAATCCTTATTATGATCCTAATAAAACCCACCATACGCCAGAGGGTTTGACCAATCCTGAGCCCAATGAGCATCGTCCTGGTGATTTAAAGCGCTGGCAAAACGAACGCAAAAAGAACCACTTGCCGCTAAAGCCTGAACAAGGGTATCGCGGGCTCGTTGAGCGCTGGTGGCAGCCGGTTGATCTTGCGCAGTCACAGGATGGCGTGTGGTGGCTGGGTCACGCTGCGATGTTGGTGAAAATGGGCAGTAAGAATATCCTGATTGATCCCGTGCTTTCCCAGCGTGCTTCGCCGCTGAACTTCTACGGACCAGAGCGAAAAACACCGTCGCCTATCGACGTTGAACAACTGCCAGATATTGATGCGGTTTTGATCTCCCATAATCATTACGACCATCTTGATAAACAGACTATCGATGCGCTGTTAAAACGTTTTCCGAAACTGATTTGTATGGTGCCGCTTGGGCTGAAACGATGGTTTATCCGTTGTGGTGCAATATACGTTCACGAACTGGATTGGTGGGAACAGCGTGCGGTTGGCGATGTGCAGATCCATTTTGTGCCCGCACGGCACTGGAGTATGAGAACTCCTTGGGATCGAAATCGTAGCCTGTGGGGCGGGTGGGTTCTCTCGCATTTAACCGATAGCTTCTATTTCGTTGGCGACAGTGGTTATGCGCCACGGCTCAAAGAGATTGGCGAACGATTAGGTCCATTTTCGTTGGCGGCGCTGCCGTTGGGCGCCTATGAACCGCGCTGGTTTATGCATTCTCAGCATATGGACCCCGCGGATTCGGTTCGCTTATTTCGTGAACTCGGCTGTCAGCGAGCTTTCGGCATGCATTGGGGCGTATTCGAGTTAGCCGATGAAGCTTTGGATGATCCTCCAGGCTGTTTACGTGCAGAAATTCAACGGCAAGGTGTTGATGTGAATCGCTATACCGCCGAGAAAATTGGCGCTTTTATTCCTTTTCCTCGTGGATAA
- the rluB gene encoding 23S rRNA pseudouridine(2605) synthase RluB: MSEKLQKVLANAGHGSRREIEAMIKEGRVSVDGKLATLGDRVEVTPAMKIRVDGRVVSIRESTESVCRVLAYYKPEGELCTRRDPEGRPTVFDRLPKLRGSRWIAVGRLDINTSGLLLFTTDGELANRLMHPSREVEREYAVRVFGQVDDEKIRQLSRGVQLEDGPASFKTISFQGGEGINQWYNVTLTEGRNREVRRLWEAVGVQVSRLIRVRYGDLPLPKGLPRGGWAELPLNDINYLRELVELNAETVSKLPVERERRRMKANQIRRAVKRHGQGGSAAAAAPNRRSGSANKGTSSTRSAAGNKAATSKGNKRG; this comes from the coding sequence ATGAGCGAAAAGTTACAGAAAGTTCTTGCCAATGCTGGTCATGGTTCACGCCGTGAAATTGAAGCCATGATTAAAGAAGGCCGTGTCAGCGTTGATGGTAAATTAGCAACGCTTGGTGACCGTGTTGAGGTTACTCCGGCTATGAAAATTCGTGTAGATGGGCGCGTTGTGTCTATCCGCGAATCAACCGAATCTGTTTGTCGCGTTTTGGCTTATTACAAGCCAGAAGGCGAGCTATGTACCCGTCGCGATCCTGAAGGTCGTCCAACGGTATTTGATCGTTTGCCAAAACTGCGCGGTTCTCGTTGGATCGCCGTAGGTCGTTTGGATATCAATACGTCTGGTTTACTGTTGTTCACCACCGATGGCGAACTGGCAAACCGTTTGATGCATCCAAGCCGTGAAGTTGAGCGTGAATATGCGGTACGTGTGTTCGGTCAGGTTGATGATGAAAAAATTCGTCAATTAAGCCGTGGCGTGCAGTTGGAAGATGGTCCTGCATCATTCAAAACTATCAGTTTCCAAGGCGGTGAAGGGATTAACCAGTGGTACAACGTGACCTTAACCGAAGGGCGTAACCGTGAGGTTCGTCGTTTGTGGGAAGCCGTTGGCGTGCAGGTGAGTCGTTTGATCCGTGTTCGTTATGGCGATCTGCCTTTGCCAAAAGGCCTGCCACGCGGCGGCTGGGCAGAGCTTCCACTTAACGACATCAACTATCTGCGCGAATTGGTTGAACTGAACGCGGAAACCGTGAGCAAGCTGCCAGTTGAGCGTGAACGTCGCCGTATGAAAGCGAATCAGATCCGCCGTGCGGTTAAACGTCATGGTCAGGGTGGCAGTGCTGCAGCTGCAGCGCCAAACCGTCGTTCTGGTTCAGCGAATAAAGGCACGTCTTCTACGCGTAGCGCAGCGGGTAATAAAGCGGCTACCAGCAAAGGAAACAAGCGCGGCTAA
- the cobS gene encoding adenosylcobinamide-GDP ribazoletransferase: MKLFLATLQFMTRIPVPARWTDNLDMNDYAKGVVYFPFVGLIVGLLSALAFAVVLPVYGPLLAAVAAVLATTLVTGAFHLDGLADTCDGIFSARPRERILEIMRDSRIGSNGALALIFVILARVAIIYQLTQTGHNVYTLLVAAPALSRALLPVLMYQQKYARENGMGNLYIGKIGGQHYAIALIIGLLMTLGFASWHGGLAAIITYLFALLYRGFINKRIGGQTGDTIGAGNELFGLIFLFAVI; the protein is encoded by the coding sequence ATGAAACTATTCCTCGCCACACTGCAGTTTATGACCCGCATTCCCGTGCCTGCCCGCTGGACAGATAATCTCGACATGAATGATTACGCCAAAGGCGTGGTCTATTTCCCGTTTGTTGGCCTGATCGTTGGCTTGCTGAGCGCGTTGGCATTTGCCGTGGTATTGCCAGTTTATGGCCCTTTGTTGGCAGCGGTTGCCGCGGTGCTGGCGACCACGTTGGTTACAGGCGCGTTTCATTTGGATGGTTTGGCCGACACCTGCGACGGGATTTTCTCGGCGCGTCCACGTGAGCGTATTCTCGAGATCATGCGCGATAGCCGTATTGGCTCGAACGGTGCTCTGGCGCTGATTTTTGTGATTTTGGCTCGGGTGGCGATTATCTATCAGCTAACGCAGACCGGACATAACGTTTACACCTTGCTGGTTGCGGCTCCGGCGCTGAGCCGCGCATTGCTGCCGGTTCTGATGTATCAGCAAAAATATGCGCGTGAAAATGGTATGGGAAACCTGTACATCGGGAAAATTGGCGGCCAGCATTACGCGATTGCGCTGATTATTGGTCTATTAATGACGCTGGGCTTTGCAAGCTGGCACGGCGGGTTGGCTGCGATCATTACTTATCTGTTTGCGCTGTTATATCGTGGTTTCATCAATAAACGTATTGGTGGGCAAACCGGTGATACCATCGGTGCGGGTAACGAACTATTCGGCCTTATCTTCCTGTTTGCGGTTATTTAA
- a CDS encoding adenosylcobalamin/alpha-ribazole phosphatase, whose protein sequence is MELYLIRHGQTQANLDGVYCGSSDLALTALGEQQADEVAAQLAGISFDAVYTSGLQRTHQTAQRILGAEAEFVQLTGLDEMAFGEWELRHHKELQQEDAEHYAAWCADWQRTVPPGGEGFRDFSARVRLALSDLQQKHAGQRVLIVAHQGVISIICTQLLKLEDRAMWHFRIEQGAHSRIDYRDGFSVIHCLNNRGNALA, encoded by the coding sequence ATGGAGTTATATTTGATACGCCACGGACAGACTCAGGCCAATCTAGACGGTGTGTATTGCGGCAGCAGCGATTTGGCCCTAACGGCGCTAGGCGAGCAGCAGGCTGATGAGGTTGCGGCGCAGCTGGCGGGAATTTCGTTCGACGCGGTTTATACCAGCGGCTTACAACGCACCCATCAAACTGCGCAGAGAATACTCGGTGCCGAAGCTGAATTTGTCCAACTTACCGGATTGGACGAAATGGCATTTGGCGAGTGGGAACTTCGCCACCACAAAGAATTACAGCAAGAGGATGCTGAGCACTACGCTGCTTGGTGTGCCGATTGGCAGCGAACAGTTCCGCCGGGCGGGGAGGGATTTCGTGATTTCTCTGCAAGAGTCAGGTTGGCACTGTCTGATCTTCAGCAGAAGCATGCAGGACAGCGAGTGTTGATCGTTGCACATCAAGGTGTTATCTCGATCATCTGCACGCAACTTCTCAAACTAGAAGACCGTGCCATGTGGCATTTCCGCATCGAGCAGGGAGCGCATAGCAGAATCGATTACCGTGACGGATTCAGCGTTATTCACTGTTTAAACAATAGGGGTAATGCGCTTGCCTAA
- the cobO gene encoding cob(I)yrinic acid a,c-diamide adenosyltransferase produces the protein MSEERHQQRQQRIKEKVDARIAAAQETRGIVMIFTGNGKGKSTAAFGTVARAVGHGHRASVIQFIKGTWENGERNLLEPHGVEFQVMATGFTWETQNKETDTAAALAVWEHGKRMLKDESLDLVVMDELTYMVSYGYIALEEVLTALKQRPAHQSVIITGRGCHRELEELADTVSEVRPVKHAFEAGIKAQKGIDW, from the coding sequence ATGTCTGAAGAACGCCACCAGCAGCGCCAACAACGTATTAAAGAAAAAGTGGATGCCCGTATTGCTGCCGCACAGGAAACTCGCGGCATCGTGATGATTTTCACCGGCAATGGTAAAGGTAAAAGTACGGCGGCGTTTGGCACCGTAGCGCGCGCTGTAGGCCATGGGCATCGCGCGAGCGTGATTCAATTCATCAAAGGCACATGGGAAAACGGTGAACGAAATCTGCTTGAGCCGCACGGCGTTGAATTTCAGGTAATGGCAACCGGTTTTACGTGGGAAACACAGAATAAAGAGACGGACACCGCCGCTGCACTTGCGGTTTGGGAGCACGGCAAGCGCATGCTGAAAGATGAAAGTTTAGATCTGGTGGTCATGGATGAGCTGACCTACATGGTGAGTTACGGCTATATCGCGCTTGAAGAGGTGCTCACGGCGTTGAAACAGCGTCCAGCACATCAATCCGTGATTATTACCGGACGAGGCTGTCATCGCGAACTGGAAGAACTGGCGGATACCGTAAGCGAAGTTCGCCCGGTGAAACACGCGTTTGAAGCCGGTATCAAAGCACAGAAAGGTATCGATTGGTAA
- a CDS encoding YciK family oxidoreductase gives MHYQPQPELLQNRIILVTGAGDGIGREAALTYARHGAQLILLGRTLSKLQAVQEQIRQLGLSPAAIVEFDLLTAKPADYQKLGAELASAYPYLDGVLNNAGLLGTINPLAEQDYQEFCDVMQVNVNASLLLSQALLPLLLKAPSASLIFTSSSVGKVGRAGWGSYAISKFATEGMMQVLADEYKNTNLRVNCINPGGTRTGMRASAFPDEDPQKLKTPADIMPLYLYLMGDDSRRKTGMSFDAQPGRKAGPAE, from the coding sequence ATGCACTATCAACCACAGCCTGAGCTTTTGCAAAACCGCATTATTCTTGTAACCGGCGCGGGAGACGGAATTGGCCGCGAAGCGGCGCTCACCTACGCTCGCCACGGCGCGCAGCTGATTCTGCTGGGTAGAACGTTGAGTAAGCTTCAGGCCGTGCAGGAACAAATACGCCAGCTTGGTTTGTCGCCTGCGGCCATCGTTGAATTCGATCTGTTAACGGCAAAACCAGCTGACTATCAGAAACTCGGTGCGGAGCTAGCCTCAGCCTACCCTTATCTAGATGGTGTATTAAACAACGCCGGTTTGCTCGGCACGATTAATCCTTTGGCGGAACAAGACTATCAAGAGTTTTGTGATGTCATGCAGGTTAACGTTAACGCCTCGCTGCTGCTGTCGCAGGCGCTGCTGCCGTTGCTGCTAAAAGCCCCCTCGGCTTCACTGATTTTCACCAGTTCTAGCGTGGGCAAAGTCGGCCGTGCGGGATGGGGCTCTTACGCCATTTCCAAATTTGCCACCGAAGGCATGATGCAGGTATTGGCTGACGAATATAAGAACACCAATTTGCGGGTAAACTGCATTAATCCGGGTGGGACACGTACCGGAATGCGCGCATCGGCTTTCCCAGACGAAGATCCACAGAAGCTCAAAACGCCTGCCGATATCATGCCGCTCTATCTCTATTTGATGGGTGACGACAGTCGCCGGAAAACGGGAATGAGTTTTGATGCTCAGCCAGGGCGAAAAGCAGGCCCAGCAGAATAA